The genomic stretch CTGGTCTACACCGCCTTCTCCGGCTCGCACCAGGACGCCATCAACAAGGGCTTCAAGGCGCTCGAGGCCGATGCGGTGGCCGCCGGCAAGCCGGTGGCGGACATGCCGTGGGCGGTCCCGTACCTGCCGATCGACCCCAAGGACGTCGGCCGCAGCTACGAGGCCGTCATCCGGGTGAACAGCCAGTCCGGCAAGGGCGGCGTCGCCTACATCATGAAGACCGAGAACCACCTGGACCTGCCCCGGCGGCTGCAGATCGAGTTCAGCGCCGTCATCCAGCGGCACACCGACGACGAGGGCGGCGAGGTCACCGCCGAGCAGATGTGGTCGGCGTTCAGCAGCGAGTACCTGCCCGACCCCGCCGCGCCGTGGGGGCGGTTCGCGCTGTCCGGTCACCGGCACCAGGCGCACGGCGAGCAGCTCGACGAGATGGTCGTCGAGCTGACCGACCACGGCGTGCCGGTCACCGTCGAGGGGCGGGGCAACGGCCCGATCGCCGCCTTCGTCGACGCACTGAGCACGCTCGGTGTGGACGTGCGCGTGCTCGACTACGCCGAGCACGCCATGTCGGCCGGGGGCGACGCCCGGGCCGCGGCCTACGTCGAGTGCGCCGTCGGCGACCGCGTGCTCTGGGGCGTGGGCATCGACCCGAACATCGTCAGCGCCTCGCTGCGCGCCGTCGTCTCGGCGGTCAACCGGGCACAGAGGTAGTAGAAGGACCCCTCCGCCCCCTACCCCTCGCACGCTCGGGGCTGGATCCTGCGGAGGGGCCGTCGGAGGACCGGACTCCCCGACGACGGAGGGACATGGGCGGCCCGGGATCGCGCGCGGTGGGACCACCGCCGGATCCCGGGCTGCTGTCGCTCTACGACCGCGCCCTCCCCGAGGTCTACGGCTACCTGCTCGCCCGGTGCGGCCGGCGGGCCCTCGCCGAGGACCTCACGGCCGAGACCTTCCTCGCCGCCGTCGCCGCCGCAGGGCCGGTCACCGTCCCTTGGCTGATCGGCACCGCCCGTCACAAGCTGGTCGACCACTGGCGGCGGCAGGAGCGCGAGCAGCGCAGCCTGCGCCTGGTCGAGGGGGACGGCGCCGTCGACGACCCCTGGGAGGTCCAGCTCGACGCGCTCCGGGCCCAGCAGGTCCTCGACGGGCTCTCCCCGCAGCACCGCGCCGCCCTCACGCTGCGCTACCTCGACGACCTCCCCGTCCCCCGGGTCGCCGCGCTCCTGGGCCGCACGATCCACGCCACCGAGGCGCTGCTCGTCCGCGCCCGCACCGCCTTCCGACGCGCGTACGTCACCACCGGGGGCAGCGATGACTGACCCGTTCACCCGGCTGCGGCGGCCCGTGGAACCCGTCGCACCCGATCCCGCCTTCGCCGCCGCGCTCCGCGAGCGGCTCCGCCGCGCGCTGCTGGAGCAGCAGTCCGCCGTCCCCCCGAGGAGTTCCGCCGTGTCCGCACTGACCCCCTACCTGGTCGTCCGCGACGCCCGGGCTGCCATGGCCTGGTACGCGGAGGTGTTCGGCGCCCGCACGGTCGGCGACCCCTACGTGGACGACGACGACCGCATCGGGCATGCCGAGCTCGACGTCGCCGGCGCGACGCTCTACCTGGCCGATCCGTATCCCGAGCTCGGGCTGACCGGCCCCGAGGACGGCCGGGTGGCGGTCACCCTGCACCTCGCGGTGCCGGACGTGGACGCCGCCGTCGCCCGGGCCGAGGCCGCCGGAGCCACCGTGGAACGGCCTCCGTCGGACGCGCCCTACGGCCGCACCGGCGTCGTGCTCGACCCGTACGGGCACCGCTGGATGCTCCAGCACCCGGCGCCCGCACCGTCGGCAGGGCCGCGCCCCGGCGACGCGGTCTACCTGACGCTGCAGGTGCCCGACGGCGCCCGCGCCCGCGACTTCTACGAGGCGGTGCTGGGCTGGTCGTCCACCCCCGGCCGCGTGCCCGACGGCTGGCAGGTCGAGGGCACCACCCCGATGATCGGGCTGCACGGGGGCGACCACCGGGACAAGGGTGTGGTCCCGATGTACGCCGTCGACGACATCGAGGTCGCCGTGGCCGCCGTCCGCACCGCCGGCGGGGAGGCCGGCGAGATCGAACGGCAGTCCTACGGCCTCTCGGCGCTGTGCCGGGACGACCAGGGCCTGCCGTTCTGGCTCGGTCAGCTGTCCTGAGCGTCTTCGCGCCGGCTCTCGGCGAGCGCCTGGGCGGGCCGCTCCGGTGGGGCGTCGGCCGGCTCGTCGCCGCGGTAGACGCTGTCCCGCATCTCGCCACCGGTGTGCAGCTCGTCGACCAGCAGCCGGTCGCGGCGCACGTGCCGCCGGCGGTAGGCCACCCGGCTGATCATGTGCGCGCTCACCGGGGCGGTCAGCATCTGGAAGGCCGCCACCAGCAGCAGCATCCAGGTCGCCGACCACCCCTGGAGCCGGATGGCGGCCCCCACCATGATGAGGAGGACACCCAGGACCTGCGGCTTGGTGCCGGCGTGCATCCGCGTCAGGACGTCGGGGAAGCGCACCAGGCCCAGCCCCGCCGTGAGGCAGAGGAACGCGCCCAGGAGCAGCAGGACGACGGCGATCACGTCGTCCGCGGTCTGGACGTCGTTCACCGTTCCCCCTCCGCCCGCGTCACGCGCTCCTCGGCGGCCTCCGGCAGACCGGCGTCCTGTCCGTCGCCGGCGGAGCGCAGCAGCATGCCACCGATGTAGCGGGCGACCGAGACCGACCCGACGAAGGCCAGCAGCGAGACGACCACCAGCACCGGGACGACGGTCGGATCCCGCTGCAGGCCGGCGTGGACGGCGAGACCTGCCGCGATGATCACCAGCAGGGTGTCGGTGGCCACCACGCGGTCCAGGAGCGAGGGCCCCCGTCCCAGGCGCACGAGGGCGAGCAGCGCCCCGGCGCCGAGCATCCCGTACGCGAGCCAGAAGACGACCGTCACGTCGGCCGCCCTTCCGCCGCCTCGTTCTCCAGCGCCGCATTCTCCGGCGGTGCGCTCTGCAGCGCGGCGACGTCGTCCGCGGAGCCGAAGGCGCGCACGACTCGGGCCTCCTGCGCCAGGACCGAGGCGCGCTGGCGTTCGACCTCGTCCTCGTCGTCCACGTGCAGCACGTGCAGGGCGATGGTGCGGCGCTCCCGGTCCAGGTCGATCACCATCGAGCCGGGCACGAGCGTGAGCGACTCCGCCAGGATCGTGAGGAGCAGGTCGGAGTCGGTCCGCAGCTGCACGCTGATGATGGCGCTGCGACCGATGCCGCGCGGCCGCACCGTCTGCCACGCCACGAGGGCCCCCGAGCGGACGAGGTCGAGGACGAAGTAGCCCGCGAACGCCACGAGGGCGACCGGCCGCACCCGGGCGCCGCCGACCACCGGCGGGAGCGGGAGCAGCAGCATCACGGCGAGCGCGACCACCAGACCGCCGAGCAGGTTGGCCCAGGACCAGGTCCCCCACAGCAGGTTCCAGACCAGGACCAGCCAGACGAGCAGCGGCAGCTGGTGCCGCAGCCGCGAACCGAAGCCGGGGGCGGTGGGCGCGTCGCCGGTCACGGCACGTCCTCCTCGCCGAAGACCGCCGTGATGTACGGGGTCCGGTCGCGGAGGTCGTCCGCCGCTCGGGCGGCGACCCCGTAGAGCGGACCGGCGAGCGCCGTCAGCCCGACCGTCACCACCACCATCGCGGCGGTGGAACCCACCATCACCCGGGGCAGCGGCCGCAGGGCCCGCTCCTGCGGATCACCCTCGCCCAGCCCGTCGGTGACCGGCGAGGTCGCCGTGGCCACGGCGGTGTGCCGCTCCCAGGCGGCTCGGCGCGCCTCGGCCCGGCTGCCGCCGATGCCGGCCCGCACCGCCTGCTCCGTCTCGTCCGCCTGCTCCGTCTCGTCCGCCTGCTCCTTCTCCCCCGCCGGCTCCTGCTCCTCCTCCGGCTCGGGCAGCGGCCCCGGCGCCAGGTCCGGGCCCGCGTCGGCGGCGGCGGCCTCGGCGGTGTCGTCGTCCGGCGACTGCGCCGGCAACCGCCAGAACGCACGGCTCCAGACCCGCGAGACGGCCAGCAGGGTGAGCAGGCTGGTCACGGCTCCGCCGGCGACGAGGACCAGCGGCAGCCAGCCACCGTCGGCGATGCCCGCCTCGAGCAGGCCCAGCTTGCCGATGAACCCCGAGAACGGCGGGATGCCCGCCAGGTTCATCGCGGGCACGAAGTACAGGATCGCCAGCAGCGGGGAGGCCGCCGCGAGACCGCCCAGCCGGTCCATCGCCGTCGATCCACCCTGCCGCTCCACCAGCCCGGCGACCAGGAACAGGGTCGTCTGGATGGCGATGTGGTGGACGACGTAGAAGATCGCCCCGGCCAGGCCGGCCGACGACGCCAGCGCGACCCCGAACACCATGTAGCCGATGTGGCTGACCAGCGTGAACGACAGGATGCGTCGGATGTCGGTCTGGGCGACCGCGCCGAGGATGCCGATGAGCATCGTGGCCAGCGCGGCCCACATGAGCACCTGGTCCAGCGCTCCGCCGGGGAAGAGCAGGGTCTGGGTCCGGATGATCGCGTACACGCCCACCTTGGTGAGCAGGCCGGCGAACACCGCCGTGACCGGGGCCGGGGCGGTCGGGTAGCTGTCGGGGAGCCAGGCGGACAGCGGGAAGACCGCGGCCTTGATGGCGAACGCGATCAGCAGCATCGACTGCAGCAGCAGCTGGGTGCCCTCGGGCAGCTCGGCCAGCCGGCCGGCGAGCTGGGCCATGTTGACCGTGCCCGTGGCGGCGTACACCAGCCCGATGGCCGCGAGGAACAGCAGCGAGCTCAGCAGGCTGACGACGATGTAGGTGATCCCCGCCCGGATGCGCGGCGCCGATCCGCCCAGCGTCAGCAGCACGTAGCTGGCGGTCAGGAGGATCTCGAAGCCCACGTAGAGGTTGAACAGATCGCCGGCCAGGAAGGCGTTCGCGACACCGGCGATCAGCACGAGGAACGTCGGGTGGAAG from Blastococcus sp. PRF04-17 encodes the following:
- a CDS encoding Na+/H+ antiporter subunit E; translation: MTGDAPTAPGFGSRLRHQLPLLVWLVLVWNLLWGTWSWANLLGGLVVALAVMLLLPLPPVVGGARVRPVALVAFAGYFVLDLVRSGALVAWQTVRPRGIGRSAIISVQLRTDSDLLLTILAESLTLVPGSMVIDLDRERRTIALHVLHVDDEDEVERQRASVLAQEARVVRAFGSADDVAALQSAPPENAALENEAAEGRPT
- the mnhG gene encoding monovalent cation/H(+) antiporter subunit G, with the protein product MNDVQTADDVIAVVLLLLGAFLCLTAGLGLVRFPDVLTRMHAGTKPQVLGVLLIMVGAAIRLQGWSATWMLLLVAAFQMLTAPVSAHMISRVAYRRRHVRRDRLLVDELHTGGEMRDSVYRGDEPADAPPERPAQALAESRREDAQDS
- a CDS encoding RNA polymerase sigma factor; the encoded protein is MGPPPDPGLLSLYDRALPEVYGYLLARCGRRALAEDLTAETFLAAVAAAGPVTVPWLIGTARHKLVDHWRRQEREQRSLRLVEGDGAVDDPWEVQLDALRAQQVLDGLSPQHRAALTLRYLDDLPVPRVAALLGRTIHATEALLVRARTAFRRAYVTTGGSDD
- a CDS encoding monovalent cation/H+ antiporter complex subunit F, encoding MTVVFWLAYGMLGAGALLALVRLGRGPSLLDRVVATDTLLVIIAAGLAVHAGLQRDPTVVPVLVVVSLLAFVGSVSVARYIGGMLLRSAGDGQDAGLPEAAEERVTRAEGER
- a CDS encoding Na+/H+ antiporter subunit D → MIRVLAPLPVLLPLLGAAAALLVGGRHPRVQRTLSILVLSAVLLVSIALLLLADADGAAAISVGGWPVPLGVVLVVDRLSALMLVVAATVALGVLVFAVGQGAADGDEETPISIFHPTFLVLIAGVANAFLAGDLFNLYVGFEILLTASYVLLTLGGSAPRIRAGITYIVVSLLSSLLFLAAIGLVYAATGTVNMAQLAGRLAELPEGTQLLLQSMLLIAFAIKAAVFPLSAWLPDSYPTAPAPVTAVFAGLLTKVGVYAIIRTQTLLFPGGALDQVLMWAALATMLIGILGAVAQTDIRRILSFTLVSHIGYMVFGVALASSAGLAGAIFYVVHHIAIQTTLFLVAGLVERQGGSTAMDRLGGLAAASPLLAILYFVPAMNLAGIPPFSGFIGKLGLLEAGIADGGWLPLVLVAGGAVTSLLTLLAVSRVWSRAFWRLPAQSPDDDTAEAAAADAGPDLAPGPLPEPEEEQEPAGEKEQADETEQADETEQAVRAGIGGSRAEARRAAWERHTAVATATSPVTDGLGEGDPQERALRPLPRVMVGSTAAMVVVTVGLTALAGPLYGVAARAADDLRDRTPYITAVFGEEDVP
- a CDS encoding VOC family protein; this encodes MTDPFTRLRRPVEPVAPDPAFAAALRERLRRALLEQQSAVPPRSSAVSALTPYLVVRDARAAMAWYAEVFGARTVGDPYVDDDDRIGHAELDVAGATLYLADPYPELGLTGPEDGRVAVTLHLAVPDVDAAVARAEAAGATVERPPSDAPYGRTGVVLDPYGHRWMLQHPAPAPSAGPRPGDAVYLTLQVPDGARARDFYEAVLGWSSTPGRVPDGWQVEGTTPMIGLHGGDHRDKGVVPMYAVDDIEVAVAAVRTAGGEAGEIERQSYGLSALCRDDQGLPFWLGQLS